From the genome of Scytonema hofmannii PCC 7110, one region includes:
- a CDS encoding TIGR03885 family FMN-dependent LLM class oxidoreductase, producing the protein MVKIGYHASHEQFKPSQLLKYVQMAEQAGFTLALSSDHFHPWSEDQGQSGFAWSWLGAAMQATSALSYRVVCAPGQRYHPAIIAQAGATLAEMFPNRFWLTVGSGQALNEHITGEHWPCKSDRNARLKECVDVIRALWAGETVTHHGKVCVEEAKLYTRPHTLPAIIGAAITAETAEWLGNWADGLITISRPPEKLQKVVDAFRRGGGEDKPMILKVQLSYDRDEETALQKAHQQWHNNIFKNIVMTELRTPQQFDAMGKFVQSKELHEHVRISADIQQHIEWLQKDIELGFDELILHNVNREQEQFIEVFGKKVLPALTEEKNRIAKRRKICLTDKRNH; encoded by the coding sequence GCCAATTGTTAAAGTACGTACAGATGGCAGAACAAGCAGGCTTTACCCTTGCTCTGTCTTCCGATCACTTCCACCCCTGGAGTGAAGACCAAGGACAAAGCGGTTTCGCTTGGTCATGGCTGGGTGCAGCAATGCAAGCTACTTCGGCACTTTCCTATCGGGTTGTTTGCGCTCCTGGACAACGGTATCATCCCGCTATTATTGCCCAAGCAGGAGCAACTTTGGCAGAAATGTTTCCCAACCGCTTCTGGCTCACCGTAGGTAGCGGTCAAGCACTTAACGAACATATTACTGGAGAACACTGGCCTTGCAAGAGCGATCGCAACGCCCGTCTCAAAGAATGTGTTGATGTTATCCGCGCTCTTTGGGCAGGGGAAACAGTCACTCATCACGGCAAGGTGTGCGTTGAAGAAGCAAAACTTTATACCCGACCGCACACCCTTCCTGCAATCATTGGTGCTGCCATCACTGCTGAAACTGCGGAATGGCTGGGCAATTGGGCAGATGGATTAATTACCATATCTCGCCCACCAGAGAAGTTACAAAAAGTTGTCGATGCCTTCCGTAGAGGAGGTGGCGAAGACAAACCGATGATTTTGAAAGTGCAGCTTTCTTATGACCGTGACGAAGAGACAGCATTACAAAAAGCACATCAACAATGGCACAATAACATTTTTAAGAACATTGTGATGACAGAGTTGCGAACTCCTCAACAATTTGATGCAATGGGTAAATTCGTGCAGTCAAAAGAGCTACACGAACACGTTCGCATTTCGGCAGACATTCAACAACATATTGAGTGGTTGCAAAAAGATATTGAACTGGGGTTTGATGAACTGATTTTGCACAACGTCAACCGGGAACAGGAGCAGTTTATCGAAGTTTTTGGTAAGAAGGTTCTTCCTGCTTTGACAGAGGAAAAAAATAGGATTGCCAAAAGGAGGAAAATATGTCTAACCGACAAGCGAAATCACTAG
- a CDS encoding haloacid dehalogenase-like hydrolase → MTVSTKPFSNRIAVVFDFDDTLVPDTVDSLLSSLGIDALKFRHEQIQPLIDKGWDKILARFYALIEESKRQDNKITQEYIAKFGQELAPFDGVTKMFERLRQSASEINPKVEVEFYLITCGMVEVACHNCIAPNFKGMWGCEFHYNQHGGIEFLKKIVTHTEKTRYLFQIAKGIEHQNDDGQTFVYRDVPAQELHVPLTQVIYVGDGASDVPCFSLMNQEQGTAIGLYKDGKPKDWGRELRITQSQRVANLAPVDYSENSELMRSLTLAVESISKQISLQQLSVGE, encoded by the coding sequence ATGACTGTTTCGACCAAACCTTTTTCTAACCGTATCGCTGTAGTTTTCGACTTTGACGATACCCTTGTACCAGATACCGTTGATAGTCTGCTCTCTAGCTTAGGTATTGACGCTCTTAAATTTCGTCACGAACAAATTCAACCTTTGATTGATAAAGGCTGGGATAAAATTCTTGCCAGATTTTACGCCCTGATTGAAGAATCAAAACGACAAGACAACAAAATCACACAGGAATATATTGCCAAATTTGGTCAAGAATTAGCTCCCTTTGATGGTGTTACTAAAATGTTTGAGCGTTTGCGACAAAGCGCTAGTGAAATTAACCCAAAGGTAGAAGTTGAATTTTATCTCATTACCTGCGGTATGGTAGAAGTTGCTTGTCACAACTGCATAGCCCCCAATTTTAAAGGAATGTGGGGCTGTGAATTTCACTACAATCAACATGGTGGAATCGAGTTTTTGAAGAAAATTGTGACCCACACTGAGAAAACTCGGTATTTATTTCAAATTGCAAAAGGAATTGAGCATCAAAATGATGATGGGCAGACTTTTGTCTATCGAGATGTCCCAGCACAAGAATTGCACGTACCACTCACGCAAGTTATTTATGTAGGGGATGGTGCATCAGATGTTCCCTGTTTTTCCCTAATGAATCAAGAACAAGGTACAGCTATTGGTCTTTATAAGGACGGTAAGCCAAAAGATTGGGGGCGGGAATTAAGAATTACTCAAAGTCAGCGAGTTGCCAACCTTGCACCTGTTGACTATAGCGAAAATTCTGAACTGATGCGATCGCTGACACTAGCTGTAGAAAGTATCAGCAAACAGATTTCTTTACAGCAATTGAGCGTCGGTGAATAA
- a CDS encoding translocation/assembly module TamB domain-containing protein encodes MKGSPHSGNEQEPNRPLNSRLRLFLLGRTSLILYAILLVAIASGALWLRNFLYQDLAPLVERNIEQLLGRPIKIGKVERFSLTSLKFGSLSIPATPTDPDRVAAKAVEVQFSPLELLFTRTLELDVTLVQPDAYIDQDKQGRWVTTQLKAGEGRGFIQTELQTLRLQNGTVVLNPVPRPGKPNGDVTLNSVNGIARIPSQSQEINYQISAQPTRGGVLQLNGETQLKTLQTNLKVQAQNVQAADLSRLVELPIILQAGRVDGDLTVQYQPTAQPEIAVTGTANVDRVTAQIQNVPQKFTDASGRLVFQGQQVTLENLSANYGKVPLVANGTVGTQTGFNVVAQTKPVSAKNAADTLNVNLPVPVEGELQANIKLTGSIEQPVLSGTATTTKPAQIDRVPFKDISTAFRLNIAETASQLAVSNLRLTPVAGGQIVGNGQVQLGRQQNQVNFDFQAQGVPADVIAQKYGFSTPITIGNVTGDAQVTGSVGGKQPLTLSLSNVRATPPVGGQITANGQVQLSPQGNVALNIQTQGLPANAIAKAYGISVPINIGGVSAEAKVSGSVGGSQPLKVAISKIQATPPAGGQITANGQVQLSPQGRVSLNVQAQNLPGDAIAKAYNTSPPIDIGNVSANAKVTGTLGNLQAVASVKAPEATYPTTGKAVISQQGDNIVFQDAVVNLAGGTVTARGQVGERRWQAFVDAEQIQLSRFAQIPQQFQGVLSSELNLSGTTTSFQPETIQATGQASLKGVAGGTVNLDNITLNNGRWQAIANVSQLELNQVSEQLRGQLSTNLRVAGTTSTRQLSDIRAAGQVRFSELAPLEQPLTAQIRWNGQQIIVERATAPGLSADGTIALNVPETGTPQIAGFNLDVQAQGYNLKQIPVNLPGNIALAGLLDFNGQVTGTPTSPNARGNIRLRNLNVNSLAFDPLLTGNVNFQGGEGTELQLAGTQDRIAVNLSQNNRPISFFIRRNGTVATGRTEGETLLVNVQDFPVAVLGSFIPGDNPNLQPLAGEISGDLAINLDQFTVVGDVAIAQPRVGRATADEFRGRINFVDGVATLTDGELFLDGSRISVSGNLQTGNNPQFQTQISFDSARIQKILQAFNIFGYQDLASGLQAPELAGAEVLQTEPIGLPNADLLVQLEFFEKIENLVAQQSTQREETQRLPTLAELQGTLTGQIKIAGSLQTGLNADFNLQSAQAQWGEYTIEQFIARGTYADGTVTLLPLRVNLGQGLLAFTGQLGTQELSGQVRVSDLPLSLLQPFIEEYPVDVTGQVNAVATLGGSLEDPQAIGEVTLVDATVNEQPVESGELSFNYNDARFNFASNVLVAGTQPLEIQGSVPIALPSADTQPDSNQISVTANVQDEGLALLNLFTDAVTWVNGTGQLNVKVGGTLNQPTIAGNATVQNATLQATALTEPLTDVTGTLQFNGNRVIVEGVQGEYERGRLTAEGVIPIYGAPQAQQATTNNPLRLSLQNLELEVQELYQGDVSGDVVIGGTVLNPEIGGEIRLSDGQVKIGQDANTSPTSPTSATTASGESTEADSSTRSAATTTARSPIPIEFENLRLILGDDVQITTQPLFGGFIPGGDLLSQSILSFETKGDLTINGTLANPRPQGVIRLTGGQVNLFTTQFTLTRGYEHTAVFTPSGGLNPVLDVRLVAFVPETTGALLTGSRIQNSPFSAEISDIPAVTSLGTLETVRVEARVRGPASELADNLELTSTPGRSESEIIALLGGSIINTLGQADSALGIATFAGSTLLSGLQENISAIGQAIGFSAFRVYPTTVANESSRASVLSLAAEGVFDITENFSVSLSRVFLTNESFRYNVLYRVNDDILMRGSTDLEDESRLEIQYETRF; translated from the coding sequence ATGAAGGGTTCTCCACATTCAGGAAATGAACAAGAGCCAAATCGTCCTCTTAATTCTCGTTTAAGGCTCTTCCTATTAGGACGTACTAGTTTGATTTTATATGCCATTCTGCTAGTTGCGATCGCTAGCGGTGCTTTGTGGCTGCGAAACTTTCTCTATCAAGATTTAGCGCCTTTAGTTGAGAGAAATATCGAACAATTATTAGGAAGACCTATAAAAATAGGAAAAGTTGAGCGATTTTCCCTAACAAGTCTTAAGTTTGGCTCTCTATCAATACCAGCAACCCCCACAGATCCAGACCGGGTGGCTGCAAAAGCTGTGGAGGTTCAGTTTTCTCCGTTAGAACTCCTTTTCACTCGGACTTTGGAGTTAGATGTCACTCTTGTTCAGCCGGATGCTTACATTGACCAGGATAAGCAGGGACGCTGGGTAACGACTCAACTTAAGGCTGGAGAGGGAAGAGGTTTTATTCAAACTGAACTACAAACTCTTCGACTTCAGAATGGTACTGTGGTATTAAATCCAGTACCCAGACCGGGTAAACCTAATGGTGATGTGACGTTAAACTCTGTCAATGGGATTGCTCGAATTCCATCTCAAAGTCAAGAAATTAATTATCAAATTAGCGCTCAACCTACCAGGGGAGGCGTATTACAATTAAATGGAGAGACGCAACTCAAAACACTGCAAACAAACCTCAAAGTCCAAGCGCAAAATGTACAAGCTGCTGACCTCAGTCGATTAGTTGAGTTGCCAATTATCTTACAGGCGGGTCGCGTAGATGGCGATTTAACAGTTCAATACCAACCAACGGCTCAGCCAGAAATTGCTGTGACAGGAACAGCTAACGTCGATCGCGTCACTGCTCAAATTCAAAACGTTCCACAAAAGTTCACCGATGCAAGTGGGAGATTAGTCTTCCAGGGTCAACAGGTTACTTTAGAGAACCTGAGCGCAAACTATGGTAAAGTTCCCCTTGTAGCAAATGGAACAGTTGGTACTCAAACAGGATTCAATGTCGTAGCTCAAACCAAACCAGTGAGTGCTAAAAATGCTGCAGACACACTGAATGTCAATTTACCAGTTCCAGTGGAGGGGGAACTGCAAGCAAACATTAAGTTGACCGGATCGATCGAACAGCCAGTTTTGAGCGGAACCGCCACCACCACAAAACCTGCTCAAATTGACCGCGTTCCTTTTAAGGATATTAGCACTGCCTTCCGATTGAATATAGCAGAAACTGCATCTCAACTTGCTGTATCCAACCTGCGGTTAACCCCAGTTGCAGGAGGACAAATCGTCGGGAACGGTCAAGTTCAACTCGGACGCCAACAAAATCAGGTGAATTTTGACTTTCAAGCCCAAGGAGTTCCAGCAGATGTGATCGCACAGAAATATGGCTTCTCAACTCCCATTACCATTGGTAATGTCACCGGTGATGCCCAAGTGACAGGCTCTGTCGGCGGTAAACAGCCTTTAACGCTTTCTCTCTCCAATGTTCGAGCGACTCCACCAGTCGGAGGACAAATTACGGCGAACGGTCAAGTTCAACTCTCACCCCAAGGTAACGTAGCGCTCAATATTCAAACTCAAGGTTTACCAGCAAATGCGATCGCTAAAGCTTACGGCATTTCTGTTCCCATCAACATTGGTGGTGTCAGCGCTGAAGCTAAAGTTTCTGGCTCTGTTGGCGGTTCGCAGCCTTTGAAAGTAGCTATTTCCAAAATTCAGGCGACTCCACCAGCCGGAGGACAAATTACAGCAAACGGTCAAGTTCAGCTCTCACCCCAAGGTAGGGTGTCATTGAACGTGCAAGCACAAAACCTCCCAGGAGACGCAATTGCAAAAGCTTACAACACTTCACCCCCCATTGATATTGGCAATGTTTCAGCAAATGCCAAAGTGACTGGTACCCTGGGTAACCTGCAAGCAGTAGCCTCTGTGAAAGCACCTGAAGCCACTTATCCCACCACTGGAAAAGCTGTCATCTCCCAACAGGGGGATAATATTGTCTTCCAAGATGCTGTTGTGAACCTTGCTGGTGGTACAGTTACCGCTAGAGGTCAGGTTGGAGAAAGACGCTGGCAAGCTTTTGTGGACGCCGAACAGATACAATTAAGTCGTTTCGCCCAAATACCACAGCAGTTCCAAGGAGTGTTAAGTAGTGAGTTGAACTTGTCGGGAACTACTACTTCCTTCCAACCCGAAACCATCCAAGCTACAGGACAGGCAAGTTTAAAAGGTGTAGCAGGAGGTACAGTTAACCTAGATAATATCACCTTAAATAATGGGCGTTGGCAAGCGATCGCCAATGTATCCCAACTTGAACTTAACCAAGTTTCAGAGCAGCTGCGGGGACAACTTAGCACCAACCTACGTGTTGCAGGAACAACCTCTACACGCCAACTTTCAGATATTCGAGCAGCAGGACAAGTACGCTTTTCAGAATTAGCCCCCCTCGAACAACCATTGACCGCTCAAATTCGATGGAATGGTCAGCAGATTATTGTTGAACGCGCAACGGCACCAGGATTGAGCGCTGATGGTACAATAGCCTTAAATGTACCAGAAACAGGGACACCGCAAATCGCTGGATTTAATTTAGATGTACAGGCACAAGGTTACAATCTCAAACAGATCCCCGTTAACCTTCCCGGTAACATAGCTTTGGCTGGGTTGTTAGACTTCAACGGACAAGTCACAGGTACCCCAACTTCTCCTAATGCTCGAGGAAACATCCGGCTGCGAAATCTTAATGTCAATAGTTTAGCCTTTGACCCGTTACTAACTGGGAATGTAAATTTTCAGGGAGGAGAAGGGACAGAGCTGCAACTTGCAGGTACCCAAGACCGGATTGCAGTTAATCTGAGTCAAAACAATCGCCCAATTTCATTTTTCATCAGACGCAATGGAACTGTCGCAACTGGTAGAACTGAGGGAGAGACCTTGCTCGTCAACGTGCAAGACTTTCCTGTGGCGGTTCTGGGAAGCTTCATTCCTGGCGATAATCCCAATTTACAACCTCTAGCCGGAGAAATATCCGGGGATTTAGCGATTAATTTAGACCAGTTTACAGTTGTAGGAGACGTAGCGATCGCCCAGCCTAGAGTTGGTAGAGCCACAGCAGATGAATTCCGTGGGCGTATTAATTTTGTTGATGGCGTTGCAACGTTAACCGATGGGGAGTTATTTTTAGATGGTAGCCGCATATCCGTAAGTGGAAACTTACAAACTGGAAACAACCCTCAATTTCAAACCCAAATTAGTTTTGACTCTGCCAGAATCCAGAAAATATTACAAGCATTCAACATCTTTGGTTATCAAGACCTTGCTTCCGGATTGCAGGCTCCGGAATTGGCGGGAGCAGAAGTACTTCAAACAGAGCCAATTGGTTTACCCAATGCAGATTTGCTCGTTCAGCTAGAGTTTTTCGAGAAAATAGAGAACCTGGTGGCACAACAGAGCACACAGCGTGAAGAAACGCAGAGATTGCCAACACTGGCAGAATTACAGGGGACTCTCACGGGACAAATTAAGATAGCAGGCTCGTTGCAGACAGGATTAAATGCAGACTTTAATCTTCAAAGCGCTCAGGCGCAATGGGGAGAATACACTATTGAACAATTCATAGCTAGAGGAACTTATGCAGATGGTACCGTCACACTGTTACCCCTGCGTGTTAATTTAGGTCAAGGACTATTAGCTTTCACAGGACAGTTAGGAACTCAAGAACTATCCGGACAAGTGCGCGTTTCAGATCTACCTCTATCATTATTACAGCCTTTTATAGAAGAATATCCAGTTGATGTCACAGGTCAAGTCAATGCTGTCGCCACTCTAGGAGGGAGTTTAGAAGACCCCCAAGCAATAGGAGAAGTCACGTTGGTAGATGCAACCGTAAATGAGCAACCCGTGGAGTCAGGAGAACTGAGCTTCAACTATAACGATGCTCGTTTCAATTTTGCCAGTAACGTGTTAGTGGCGGGTACGCAGCCATTGGAAATTCAAGGAAGCGTACCCATTGCCTTGCCGAGCGCTGACACGCAGCCAGATAGCAATCAAATTAGCGTCACAGCCAACGTGCAAGATGAGGGCTTAGCGCTGTTAAATCTATTTACCGATGCAGTAACTTGGGTCAATGGGACTGGACAACTGAATGTAAAAGTTGGAGGTACCTTAAACCAACCAACGATCGCGGGAAATGCCACCGTTCAAAATGCAACTTTGCAAGCCACCGCGCTGACTGAACCATTAACAGATGTGACAGGAACGTTGCAATTTAATGGCAATAGGGTGATAGTCGAAGGCGTTCAAGGGGAATACGAAAGGGGTCGATTGACTGCGGAGGGAGTTATCCCCATTTATGGCGCACCTCAAGCACAACAGGCAACTACTAATAATCCTCTCAGATTATCGCTACAAAACCTGGAATTGGAAGTACAGGAGTTGTATCAAGGCGATGTCAGTGGTGATGTCGTCATTGGGGGAACAGTGCTTAACCCAGAAATTGGCGGAGAGATTCGCTTGAGCGATGGACAAGTCAAGATTGGACAAGATGCTAATACTTCCCCTACATCCCCTACATCAGCAACCACAGCCTCTGGGGAGAGCACAGAAGCAGATAGTTCAACGAGAAGCGCTGCAACTACAACCGCCCGTTCACCCATACCCATAGAGTTTGAAAATTTACGGCTGATTCTAGGCGATGATGTTCAGATAACAACTCAGCCGTTATTTGGAGGCTTTATCCCAGGAGGCGATCTCCTGAGTCAATCCATACTAAGTTTTGAAACAAAAGGCGACCTAACTATTAATGGTACCTTAGCCAATCCCCGCCCTCAAGGTGTTATCCGTCTTACAGGAGGACAAGTTAACTTATTTACCACTCAGTTTACCTTAACGCGGGGTTACGAACACACTGCAGTCTTTACTCCTAGTGGAGGACTCAACCCCGTCCTCGATGTCCGACTTGTAGCATTTGTACCAGAGACAACAGGAGCGTTATTGACTGGAAGCCGTATTCAAAACTCTCCTTTTTCTGCTGAAATTAGCGATATTCCAGCTGTCACCAGTTTAGGGACTTTAGAAACTGTTCGCGTTGAAGCCAGAGTCAGAGGACCCGCGAGTGAATTAGCTGACAATCTGGAATTGACGAGCACACCCGGTCGTAGTGAATCAGAAATTATTGCGTTGTTAGGTGGTTCTATCATTAATACTTTAGGTCAGGCAGACTCAGCATTGGGAATTGCTACCTTTGCTGGTTCTACTTTGTTGAGTGGTTTGCAAGAAAACATTAGTGCAATAGGACAAGCGATCGGCTTTAGCGCCTTCCGCGTGTATCCTACCACTGTCGCTAATGAATCATCACGAGCTTCGGTATTGAGCTTAGCAGCAGAGGGAGTATTTGATATTACTGAAAATTTCTCTGTCTCCCTATCACGAGTGTTTCTGACTAATGAATCTTTCCGTTACAATGTACTCTACCGAGTCAATGACGACATTCTGATGCGAGGCTCTACCGATTTGGAAGACGAAAGTAGACTTGAAATTCAGTATGAGACAAGGTTTTAA
- a CDS encoding response regulator → MTAKQILVIDDEDDIRKLIQTCLEIMGGWQVLTATSGHEGLLLAQAAQPDAILLDVMMPEIDGPTTFQELQANPATRDIPVILLTARGQSADHRLFAQLGVTGVINKPFNPHKLADQVAAALGSSV, encoded by the coding sequence ATGACAGCCAAGCAAATCCTAGTTATTGATGATGAAGATGACATTCGCAAGTTGATTCAAACCTGTTTAGAGATCATGGGGGGCTGGCAGGTGCTAACCGCTACATCAGGTCATGAAGGGCTGTTATTGGCTCAGGCTGCTCAACCTGATGCTATTCTTCTTGATGTCATGATGCCTGAGATAGACGGTCCAACTACTTTTCAAGAGCTACAGGCAAATCCAGCTACTAGGGATATCCCTGTGATTTTACTGACAGCTAGGGGACAAAGTGCTGACCACCGTTTGTTTGCTCAACTAGGGGTGACTGGCGTGATTAATAAACCCTTCAATCCTCATAAACTGGCTGACCAAGTAGCAGCTGCTTTAGGCTCAAGTGTTTAA
- a CDS encoding ATP-binding protein: protein MGKTGELIGTLFTIADVTDRKQTEDALRASQALFESFMNHSPVTAFIKDSTGRYVYVNQVMEHLFHRKQADWLGKTDFDIFPPYAAQQWRNNDVVVLTTATMMQTLETVPYDDGEHYYMSFKFPVTDVSGQRLLGGVSIDITELKQLEAERNRLLVQEQTARAEAEKANRLKDEFLAIVSHELRTPLTAILGWIGMLQTGMLDSERATLALETIERNANLQMQLIEDLLDVSRIIRGELSLNYDWVDLVGAIAAAIEVVQPAADAKAIQLESVLDTSVEPIWGDSDRVQQVVLNLFSNAIKFTPNCGRVEVRLSKEGSGESASYAQIQVSDTGKGISADFLPYVFDRFRQADSTSTRSNKGLGLGLAIASHLVELHGGTIGAQSQGIGQGATFTVKLPIPIQKKEKKDISLEEEKSSLGSKFLSCGSCPASLNGLQVLVVDDETDVREWITTVLTECGAQVIAVGSVGEALAALEQFRPDVLVSDIGMPNEDGYTFIRKVRELEQNQGDRIEYARSVILTCFSSSCCCNHPPRCSWWLQTDSTRRPNDNDWSFDYCNNW, encoded by the coding sequence TTGGGCAAAACAGGCGAGTTGATTGGCACACTTTTTACAATTGCAGATGTGACTGACCGCAAGCAAACAGAAGATGCCCTTCGAGCCAGTCAAGCGCTATTTGAATCTTTCATGAATCATAGCCCGGTCACAGCTTTTATAAAAGACTCGACAGGGCGCTACGTCTATGTCAACCAAGTGATGGAACATCTGTTTCACCGAAAGCAAGCTGATTGGTTGGGGAAGACGGATTTTGACATATTTCCGCCATATGCAGCACAACAGTGGCGTAATAATGACGTAGTTGTTCTAACCACAGCTACAATGATGCAGACGTTGGAGACGGTGCCATACGATGATGGCGAACATTACTATATGTCCTTTAAGTTTCCTGTCACAGATGTCTCTGGGCAAAGACTGCTTGGAGGAGTGTCAATTGACATCACTGAACTCAAGCAATTAGAAGCAGAACGCAACCGACTGTTAGTGCAAGAGCAAACCGCACGTGCTGAAGCCGAAAAAGCCAACCGCTTAAAGGACGAATTCTTAGCTATAGTTTCCCATGAACTACGCACTCCTTTGACTGCGATCCTTGGATGGATTGGGATGTTGCAAACAGGGATGTTAGATTCAGAAAGAGCAACTCTCGCGCTGGAGACGATTGAGCGCAATGCCAACTTGCAGATGCAACTTATTGAAGACCTGCTTGATGTTTCGCGCATTATCAGGGGGGAACTCTCGTTGAACTACGACTGGGTTGACTTAGTTGGAGCGATCGCAGCAGCGATTGAGGTTGTACAACCAGCTGCAGATGCCAAGGCTATTCAATTGGAGTCCGTGCTTGATACTTCGGTAGAGCCAATTTGGGGCGACTCAGACCGCGTGCAACAAGTTGTGTTAAATCTATTTTCTAATGCAATTAAGTTCACACCCAATTGTGGACGGGTTGAGGTGCGGTTGTCAAAGGAAGGGAGTGGGGAATCGGCAAGTTATGCCCAGATTCAAGTAAGCGACACGGGTAAGGGTATCAGCGCTGACTTTTTACCCTATGTTTTTGACCGCTTCCGTCAAGCAGATAGCACAAGTACTCGCTCAAATAAGGGGTTAGGATTGGGCTTAGCGATCGCAAGCCATCTGGTAGAATTGCACGGCGGTACTATTGGTGCCCAGAGCCAGGGAATAGGACAAGGGGCAACGTTTACAGTAAAGCTACCAATCCCGATACAGAAGAAAGAGAAAAAAGACATCAGCCTAGAGGAGGAAAAAAGTTCTTTGGGCTCAAAGTTCCTGTCTTGTGGTTCCTGTCCTGCAAGTCTCAACGGTCTGCAAGTGCTAGTTGTGGATGATGAAACTGACGTGCGAGAATGGATAACTACAGTGCTTACTGAGTGTGGAGCTCAAGTCATTGCTGTTGGCTCAGTAGGCGAGGCGCTGGCAGCACTCGAACAATTTAGACCAGATGTGCTAGTCAGTGACATTGGGATGCCCAACGAAGATGGCTACACATTTATCCGTAAAGTCAGAGAACTTGAGCAGAACCAAGGCGATCGCATTGAATATGCTAGGAGTGTTATTCTTACGTGCTTCTCATCCTCCTGCTGCTGCAACCACCCTCCTCGTTGCTCTTGGTGGCTTCAAACCGACAGTACAAGACGCCCTAACGATAATGATTGGAGTTTTGATTATTGCAACAATTGGTGA